From one Colletotrichum destructivum chromosome 3, complete sequence genomic stretch:
- a CDS encoding Putative elongator complex protein, giving the protein MTAAQPSIEYLSTGANRQTAVADWSPCGLLAFGADSNIALWAPSSKNDEGITALISGHKEVVKAVKFLPQVDGEDRKLLVSGSDDQTLRVWSLDPKTNQAECVQTIHDHMAPVNCIAILQSKRTSKQVLLASGAADATIKIWQLSGGQLQLRQTIKTSPRYFPLCLALTALDEAEDVFVLAAAGTKTFVQIFVAAAEETLDFKLQATLSGHEGWIRSLDFTWENTEPNSDLLLASASQDKYVRLWRLHLGKDLPSLAAEGSDPLSGAYLPGKSPSNKAHRLQSAGKDFSITFEALLLGHEDWIYSAKWFTRNGKLQLLSTSADNSLAMWEADATSGIWVSMARLGEISREKGATTATGSIGGFWTGLWAPDGKSVVCLGRTGSWRRWVYSDERDEWRPAIAVTGHTRTVTGIAWSRDGDYLMSTSSDQTTRLHACWKRGDAATAARSWHEMSRPQIHGYDLNCIDTLGASQFVSGADEKLMRVFSEPRAVAQMLRTLGGIETDTPAESMPDGANMPVLGLSNKAIDAVDDDQEVEADSQYDREAIDPATIVRKSMLDIDHPPFEESLSRHTLWPETEKLYGHGYEISCLAASHDGKLIASACKASSLNHAVIRIFETERWTEVRPPLTAHSLTATRLRFSPDDRFLLSVGRDRQWAVFERDDREHSKYQLLQANPKGHTRMILDAAWAPSTGVRVFVTAGRDKNAKVWVAKTQEGGKTEFALASSIAFDGPVTAVDFLGRQSAGGEIVLAVGTESGKISLCTLAPETFQSAGTVQLASHLCLPKPVAQLAWRPSDDSNDTDELAIAGEDSSLRIYSFTRLGASETTVE; this is encoded by the exons ATGACGGCCGCCCAGCCATCCATCGAGTACCTGTCTACAGGCGCCAACAGACAGACCGCTGTTGCTGACTGGAGCCCGTGTGGTCTCCTTGCCTTTGGCGCCGACTCCAACATCGCCTTGTGGGCGCCATCC TCAAAAAATGATGAAGGAATTACCGCACTTATTAGTGGGCACAAGGAGGTCGTCAAAGCGGTAAAGTTCCTCCCCCAAGTGGACGGTGAGGACCGCAAACTCCTCGTCAGCGGCTCCGATGACCAGACCCTTAGAGTCTGGTCCCTGGACCCTAAGACCAACCAGGCCGAGTGCGTACAGACGATCCATGACCACATGGCGCCTGTGAATTGCATAGCTATTCTCCAATCAAAAAGAACATCCAAGCAGGTCCTCCTGGCCTCAGGGGCTGCTGACGCGACCATCAAGATCTGGCAGCtcagcggcggccagctgcaGTTGCGTCAGACCATCAAGACCAGCCCCAGATACTTCCCTCTATGCCTGGCCCTTACAGcactcgacgaggccgaggatgtcTTCGttttggcggcggccggaaCCAAGACGTTTGTTCAGATTTTTGTCGCAGCCGCTGAAGAGACACTAGACTTCAAGCTCCAGGCCACGCTATCGGGCCACGAAGGCTGGATCCGGTCCCTTGACTTCACCTGGGAGAACACCGAGCCGAACAGCGATCTGCTGCTCGCTTCAGCGAGTCAGGACAAGTACGTCCGTCTTTGGCGTCTTCACTTAGGCAAGGACTTGCCGTCGCTCGCCGCAGAGGGGTCGGATCCCTTGAGCGGTGCCTACCTTCCCGGCAAGTCCCCTTCGAACAAGGCTCATCGGCTTCAGTCGGCCGGCAAAGACTTTTCCATCACATtcgaggccctcctcctAGGCCATGAGGACTGGATCTACAGCGCAAAGTGGTTCACGCGGAACGGCAAGCTCCAGCTGCTGTCGACGTCCGCGGACAATTCTCTCGCCATGTGGGAGGCCGACGCCACGTCTGGCATCTGGGTCAGCATGGCCAGGCTTGGCGAGATCAGCCGAGAAAAGGgtgcgacgacggcgacgggcagcATCGGCGGCTTCTGGACGGGCCTCTGGGCCCCCGACGGCAAGTCCGTCGTCTGCCTCGGCCGGACCGGAAGCTGGCGCCGCTGGGTCTACAGCGATGAGCGAGACGAGTGGCggcccgccatcgccgtgaCCGGCCATACAAGAACCGTCACGGGCATCGCCTGGTCGCGTGACGGGGACTACCTcatgtcgacgagctccgaCCAGACCACTCGCCTCCACGCTTGCTGGAagcgcggcgacgccgccaccgctgccCGCTCGTGGCACGAAATGTCCCGCCCCCAGATCCACGGCTACGACCTGAACTGCATCGATACCCTCGGCGCCTCGCAGTTCGTCTCGGGCGCCGACGAAAAGCTCATGCGCGTCTTCAGCGAGCCGCGCGCCGTGGCGCAGATGCTGCGGaccctcggcggcatcgagacgGACACGCCGGCCGAGTCCATGCCCGATGGCGCCAACATGCCTGTCCTGGGTCTCTCCAATaaggccatcgacgccgttgacgacgaccaagaAGTCGAGGCCGACAGCCAATACGAccgcgaggccatcgaccCGGCCACCATCGTGCGCAAGTCCATGCTCGACATCGACCACCCGCCCTTCGAGGAGTCGTTATCGCGGCATACCCTCTggcccgagacggagaagctcTATGGCCACGGCTACGAGATCTCCTGCCTGGCCGCGAGCCACGACGGCAAGCTGATCGCCAGCGCCTGCAAGGCCAGTTCGCTGAACCACGCCGTCATTCGCATCTTCGAGACGGAGAGGTGGACCGAGGTTAGGCCGCCCTTGACGGCGCACTCCCTGACGGCCACGAGGCTGCGCTTCTCGCCGGACGACAGGTTCCTGTTGAGCGTCGGACGAGACAGGCAGTGGGCCGTCTTCGAGCGGGACGACCGGGAGCACTCGAAGTACCAGCTTCTCCAGGCCAACCCCAAAGGCCACACCCGCATGATCCTAGATGCCGCGTGGGCCCCCTCCACGGGCGTGAGGGTCTTCGTTACGGCGGGACGTGACAAGAACGCTAAGGTCTGGGTAGCCAAGACCCAGGAGGGCGGCAAGACGGAGTTCGCCCTGGCGTCTAGCATCGCCTTCGACGGGCCTGTCACGGCCGTCGACTTCCTCGGTAGACAGAGTGCCGGGGGCGagatcgtcctcgccgtggGCACCGAGTCTGGCAAGATCTCGCTTTGTACCTTGGCCCCCGAGACCTTCCAGTCGGCTGGGACGGTCCAGCTGGCGTCACA CCTGTGCCTACCCAAGCCAGTCGCCCAGCTCGCCTGGCGTCCGTCAGATGATAGTAACGACACAGACGAActggccatcgccggcgaggatAGTTCCCTGAGGATATACAGCTTCACCAGGCTGGGAGCGTCCGAAACCACGGTCGAATGA